One segment of Hippopotamus amphibius kiboko isolate mHipAmp2 chromosome 4, mHipAmp2.hap2, whole genome shotgun sequence DNA contains the following:
- the MAX gene encoding protein max isoform X5 yields MTSRGRMLSWSSKGKARADQVLCSWGIHFSSSLMEDASKRKFRALEKAKSSAQLQTNYPSSDNSLYTNAKGSTISAFDGGSDSSSESEPEEPQSRKKLRMEAS; encoded by the exons ATGACCTCAAGAGGCAGAATGCTCTCCTGGAGCAGCAAG GGGAAAGCGAGAGCTGATCAAGTTCTTTGTTCCTGGGGAATtcacttctcttcctccctcatgGAAGATGCAAGTAAAAGGAAAT TCCGTGCACTGGAGAAGGCGAAGTCGAGTGCCCAACTGCAGACCAACTACCCCTCCTCAGACAACAGCCTCTACACCAACGCCAAGGGCAGCACCATCTCTGCCTTCGATGGGGGCTCAGACTCCAGCTCGGAGTCAGAGCCCGAAGAGCCCCAAAGCAGGAAGAAGCTCCGGATGGAGGCCAGCTAA